Proteins encoded by one window of Lycium barbarum isolate Lr01 chromosome 11, ASM1917538v2, whole genome shotgun sequence:
- the LOC132617605 gene encoding uncharacterized protein LOC132617605, with protein sequence MGSGEERPHWSIFDNVKTIPATPEALMAQINSAISKLEYAHAAVSCTPIPKNKNSSRSSNPAYDPQGADEAYRAGLAAMAAGKPEKAVDSLNVALSKCPPDKTSAVAKIQSLISVVSKPHKSSK encoded by the coding sequence ATGGGCTCTGGAGAAGAGCGCCCTCACTGGAGCATCTTTGATAATGTTAAGACTATTCCTGCTACACCTGAAGCACTGATGGCTCAGATAAACTCTGCCATTTCTAAGCTTGAGTATGCTCATGCTGCAGTCTCATGTACCCCAATCCCCAAGAACAAAAATTCATCAAGAAGTTCTAATCCAGCATACGATCCTCAAGGGGCAGATGAAGCTTATAGGGCAGGTTTAGCTGCCATGGCTGCTGGGAAGCCTGAAAAAGCTGTTGATTCTTTGAATGTTGCCCTTTCAAAATGCCCCCCTGACAAGACTTCTGCTGTTGCTAAGATTCAATCGCTTATCTCTGTTGTATCCAAACCTCACAAGTCTTCCAAATGA